The DNA region TCGTACTCGAACACGCCGGCGACGGCGGACAAGCCACCGGCCCCGTCGTCCGACGCATCGTCGAAACGCTCGTCGCCCGCGGCCTCGTACCGGCCCGAAATCGCGATCAACTTACCGCCCACCCGCCGGAGGCGCCGCGCCGCTAACGATCCGGCGGCGAATGGAGTAGATCGGTCGCCGGGAGCGCCATAGTAGCGATTCTTGTCGCAATCGATGACGTGGTGCGACCGACCCTAGTCAACAAGTCACGGCGAAAGAGCACGTGTCGCAGGAAAGCAAACCGCGACGGCGGGTCGAGAGAGTCGTGCTGACGCGAGTTCTGTTCCAGCGGTTGAAGCCGGCATCGGAATCGCTACGGAATGCGCTCGGACGTACTCAGAAATTCGCGTTGCTCAAGGGCGCTGCAAGAACTCCGTAAGCCTGGCCAATTCCCGCTGGTTCGCGCGTCGCGCATTGACTTTGTTTTCGTGTTTGGGATCCGTTTCCTGAACCTTGGGAATCGGCACCGTGGGCCAGTGTTCGCGGATCTCGTTCCGCTCGGCCTCGGTCAAATGCCAGGAAAGAGGCAGACCGGCGCTCAAGTGGAAGAGGAAATGCTCGCACTCCTGGCAATATTTCCGCTGCGTCCACTGATCGAGCACCAGGCTCATTTCCCAGGCGGTTCTTGCCACCTGGGAGTTGTCCTCGACATTAAACATGGTGACCAGCGGGCCTGTGAGGTTGTCCCAGATGCCCGTGGGTTGCGACAGCGAGCCTCCTGCAGTATCAGCAGGTGCCGACGCCCGGATTTCGATGATGGCAAGTCGCTTGGGCTTCGAAGGAGCGTTGCTTCTCAAGTAGTCGTCCAGCGCGGTTAGACAGCTCATCAGCCCGGAGTTGTCGTAATAGCCCCCATCCGCCGCGTGCGGGGCAAACCGCTGATATTTGTCGGGTACACCCGGTCGAGTCAGCGGCGAGATAAATGGAAAGCTCGCCGACAGCCGCACCGCCGTCAGGATGGGCATGTCGAATTGGAAGCCAGGAACATAGGTGAACAAATCGCGGCGGCCCGAGACACGCGGGTCGTTGACCGGCAACCGCGCCGGGGAGGCAAGCAGTCGCTGTCCCGTTTCGTGCAAGGTCGCGTTAAAGATCGGCAGCGGCAATTCGTTCTTCGACAAGGCCTCGCTCCAGGTGGCAAAGGTTACGTCCGGTGCGACGGCATTCTGCGACCACGCCCGTTCTTGAGCCCAGCCTCGATCGTACGGATTCAGCATGCTTCCCGTAGCGATGCGCACCAGGTCGGGGTAGCACATACCCCACACCGATGCCATGAGACTTGACTTACCGGCAACCTCCACGAGCCGGTCTCGGCCGGCGCAAGTTGTCATCCCGGCAAAACCATCTAGGTAGTAGAACGCGCCCAACGAACCTCCCGAGACGCTGCTCACGATGGCCACGTCCTGGTGGAAGCCGGGAACGCTTTCTAAACCCGACAACACCTGTGCTGTCCAGAGAGAGGCGCGAATGCCCCCGCCACTACAGGCAATAGCAGCGAGCGGCTTACCTGGACGCGACCGGCACCACTGGTCGAGCAGCTCCGTCGAGTCTTTGGGGAGCGCGATTTTCGTCCATGGCGTTACACGAAACTCATGGTTCGTCGGCCAGAGCCATTGCCATAACAGCAGCACCACGATGAGACCCGGTATCAAGGGGATCCGTTCGCGGTCCACGAGGAACGCCAAAGCGCCCATCAACCACACAAACAACATGACCACCGCCAGAAGAATTGCTAACGCCGGGATCCTGGCTGGGTCTCTCAGCCAGACACTCAGGAAATCGGCTGCAAACAAATCCGGCAAATTGGGCCAAGCGAGAAACCCCAAGAGGAAGTAAACGCCGAGCGCAACCCACAGATAGCGCAAGGCGCGATGATGGGCGCCTCGCAGCTCAGGGGGCAACCCCTCAAGGAAGTAATCCAATTGCCAGACGCGAGCAGGGGGTGGTGTGGCGACCACAGCCGACGTCCCCCTGGCCCGTCTGCGTACTGCCGCTAGAAATGCCGTGAGCCACCGGACGAACCAGGCCAGAGCAACCCCGGCAAAGATCGCGAGGACGTTGTAGTAAGCCGGACCGTCGGCATGGAACACAATGCGGATCGCTAAGGGCACCCCCAAGAGCAAGGCAAAGATTGCCATCCGATCCGCAACCAGAATCAGCACAGCTCCCGCTGTCGCTGCAGAGACCTGACCTGTCGGCGCGCTCTGCATCGCTTGCATAACGGAACCAGTGCTTCCTGGCTCGCGATAGAAGCCGAGTCCGCACCGATAAGGCACTGATTTCCACGTCAACCAGAAGACGTACATGATCGACCAAATCGTCAGGCATGTTACGAACGTGACGGTGATCGTGCCGATCCAGCCCATGACGAAGATATTGGACAGCATGGTGGGCACAAGCTTTGGTCCTACCCAGGGAAGTAAGACCAAGAACGCC from Pirellulales bacterium includes:
- a CDS encoding patatin-like phospholipase family protein, whose amino-acid sequence is MWIILWGLILVFALFAVVYFRRRTYLIQYLFFVRYPLLAGAFLVLLPWVGPKLVPTMLSNIFVMGWIGTITVTFVTCLTIWSIMYVFWLTWKSVPYRCGLGFYREPGSTGSVMQAMQSAPTGQVSAATAGAVLILVADRMAIFALLLGVPLAIRIVFHADGPAYYNVLAIFAGVALAWFVRWLTAFLAAVRRRARGTSAVVATPPPARVWQLDYFLEGLPPELRGAHHRALRYLWVALGVYFLLGFLAWPNLPDLFAADFLSVWLRDPARIPALAILLAVVMLFVWLMGALAFLVDRERIPLIPGLIVVLLLWQWLWPTNHEFRVTPWTKIALPKDSTELLDQWCRSRPGKPLAAIACSGGGIRASLWTAQVLSGLESVPGFHQDVAIVSSVSGGSLGAFYYLDGFAGMTTCAGRDRLVEVAGKSSLMASVWGMCYPDLVRIATGSMLNPYDRGWAQERAWSQNAVAPDVTFATWSEALSKNELPLPIFNATLHETGQRLLASPARLPVNDPRVSGRRDLFTYVPGFQFDMPILTAVRLSASFPFISPLTRPGVPDKYQRFAPHAADGGYYDNSGLMSCLTALDDYLRSNAPSKPKRLAIIEIRASAPADTAGGSLSQPTGIWDNLTGPLVTMFNVEDNSQVARTAWEMSLVLDQWTQRKYCQECEHFLFHLSAGLPLSWHLTEAERNEIREHWPTVPIPKVQETDPKHENKVNARRANQRELARLTEFLQRP